The Sulfurihydrogenibium azorense Az-Fu1 genome contains the following window.
AACAGCTGAACCAAAACCACCGTTTAAAACACCATCTTCCATTGTTATAATAAATTCATGGGTTTTTAAAACTCTTTTTAAGAGTTCTTCATCCATAGGTTTTATAAATCTTGCATTTATAACCGTTGGGTTGAAACCTTTTAGTTTTAGATTTTTCTTAACTTCTAAAGCTCTATAAACGTACTTACCTACTGCCAAGATTGCTACATCTCTACCACTTACAAGCTCTTCCCATGAACCTATCTTTATTTCTTTAAAATCTTCAAGTTTAACACCGTATCCATTTCCCCTTGGATACCTCAAGGCAAATGTCTTTCCACTGTTTAATCCTGTGTATAAAAAGTCTCTAAGTTCTTGTTCATCTTTTGGAGCTGCTATTATTATGTTTGGTACTAACCTTAAAAATGCTATATCAAAAACACCGTGGTGAGTAGGTCCATCGTCTCCTACTAGTCCTCCCCTGTCTATTGCAAATAAAACGGGAAGTTCTTGAAGGGCTATGTCATGTATCACTTGGTCGTAAGCCCTTTGTAGAAAAGTTGAGTAGTAAGCTGCTACTGGTTTAAAACCTTCTAATGCAAGCCCCCCTGCAAAGGTTGCAGCGTGCTGCTCTGCTATTCCTACGTCAAAAAATCTGTTTGGAAATCTCTTTGCAAACTCTACAAGTCCAGAACCTTCTTTCATGGCAGGCGTAATGGCTACTATCTTTTCATCTTTTTCTGCAAGTTCGACCAAAGCATCTCCAAATACTTTACTGTATGAAGGAGCTGTAGATGTTTTATTAAATATTCCTGATATTTTATCAAAAGGAGACACTCCATGGAATACTACTGGGTTTTCTTCTGCAAATTTGTATCCTTTTCCTTTTTGAGTGATTACGTGAATAAGAATAGGACCTCTCATAGATTTTACATTTTCTAATGTTTGCTCAAGGTCAAACAGACTATGTCCATCTATAGGTCCTACGTACGTAAATCCAAGCTCTTCAAATATGATTCCCGGAGCAAATAAACCTTTTGTATACTCTTCAATCTTTCTAAAAATCTTAACACCTTGGTCTCCAAATATTTTGTTTATAGCTTCTTTTAATTTCTGTCTTGGTTTTTGGAATACTTGTTTTGTTATTATCTTGTTGAAGTATGTGTATATAGCTCCTACGTTTGGAGATATAGACATTTGGTTATCATTAAGGATAACTATGAACCTTGAAGGGTCAAGCCATCCGGCATTATTTAAACCTTCAAAAGCCTGACCTGCAGTCATTGCACCATCCCCAATAACTGCAATAGTATAAGACTCATCTCCTTTTAAGTCTTTACCTACTCTCATGCCAAGAGCTGCAGATATGGAAGTGCTACTATGTCCAGTTCCAAAGTGGTCATACTTACTTTCTTTTATTTTAGAAAATCCAGAGATTCCTTTATACTGGCGAAGTGTTTTAAAAGACTCTTTTCTATCTGTTAATATTTTATAAGCATAGGTTTGGTGTCCTACATCCCATACTATCTTGTCTTTTTCTGGGTCAAAAGCCATAAGAAGAGCAACGGTTAACTCAACAGTTCCCAAAGACGGTCCTATATGACCTCCATTTATAGATGTTACTTCTATAATGTAATCTCTTATATCTTGACAAAGGTCTGTAATCTCTTCTTTTGTTAAGTTTTTTAAATCTTTGTAATTTTTAATTTTACTTAAAACTTTAAACTCACCCATCATAAAAAACCTCAAAGATATTTAAGAAAATAATTACCATTATACAGATTTTTTCAAGGATTTTTTTGAGATTTAAATCAGAGTAAATTTAAATTGAGAGTGTTTATATGCCGAAGGCGGGAGTCGAACCCGCACGCCCTTGCGGGCGGGGGATTTTGAGTCCCCTGCGTCTGCCAATTCCGCCACTTCGGCTTTATATCTATATTATACTACTTTTTATTATACTACTTTTTAGGAATGAGCGTAAACATCATATTCCTACCTTCTTTAACTGGTGTTTTTTCTACAACAGCTATATCTGAAACGTCTTCTATAATTTTTTGAGCTAATTTATCTCCCAGTTCTGGATGGACGTTTTCTCTACCTCTAAACCAAATCCAGACTCTAACTTTATCTCCGTCTTGAATAAACTCTCTTATGTGTTTTATCTTTGTTTCATAGTCGTGCTTCTCTATGTTAAGTTTAAACTTCATCTCTTTAACTTCTTGAACATGCTGTTTCTTTTTAGCTTCCTTCTCTTTTTTCTTTTGTTCAAATTTGTACTTGCCGTAATCCATTATTTTACATACAGGTGGATTTGCGTTTGGAGATACCTCTACTAAATCTAAATTTTTTTCTTTGGCAAGTCTTAAAGCTTCGTCAATTGGTACTATTCCTAAATTTTTACCATCTTCATCAATGAGCCTTACTTCTTTTACTCTTATCTGGTTGTTAATTCTTAACTCCTGAATGGCTAAAACCTCCTAAAGTTTATTTCAAAATTTTTTTGCAAAATAGTATGTTTTAAAAATTCGTCTGACTGGTTTGGATAGTCTTCCCTAAAGTGGACTCCTCTACTTTCTTTTCTTGACAATGCTGAAAGAATAATTCCTTTACATAAGATGGTTAAGTCTTTAAGATATCTAACATTACAGTATGGTGATAAATCATCGTATATAGACTCTATCTTCTTTAAAGCTGTTTCTAAGCTGGTTTGTGATCTTATTAAACCTACTTTTTCCCACATTACAGTTTTAATTTCTTTTAAAAAATACTCTCTTTTAGATTTTTCCATCTGTCTTTTTGCATCGTTGTCGTTATCTATATCAGTATAATTTATTTTACTACACATATTATTTATGTAAACATTATATGCTGTTTTGTATCCAGATACAATACACTCAAGTAGTGAGTTACTTGCAAGTCTGTTTGCTCCGTGAACACCGCTACAAGCTGTTTCTCCAACTGCAAAAATTCCTTTTATATCTGTTCTGCCATCTAACTGGGCTTTTACTCCACCTATAGTGTAATGGGCTGATGGACTTACAGGTATCTTTGTAAAGTTCTCTAATCCAAACTCTTTTAACATACTGAAAACATTCGGAAATCTTTCTTTAAAATCAATGCCTTTATCAATGATGGGTTTTATATCTAAGAATACTTTGTGCCCTTCTTGATACTTTTTTAGTATTGCACGGGCAACTTCATCTCTTGGTTTTAACTCGTCTATAAACCTTTCTCCGTTTTCATCTACAAGTATAGCTCCTTCTCCTCTTACAGCTTCTGATATAAGCCAACCGGGTTTTCCTTCTATATAAATAGCCGTTGGATGAAATTGTACAAACTCTAAATCCATTAACTCACAACCTGACCTGTAAGCAACAGCTATACTATCTCCAGATACATTGTAGGCTGAAGTATTCCTTAAAAAAACGCCGCTATAACCTCCTGTTGCCAAAACGAGAGATTTAGACCTTACAACTTTTTGATTTTTTCCATCTGAAAGAAGTATTCCTACGTACTTGTCTTCATCAGTAAGAATTTCTTCTAAATAAAAGCCGTCTGCTAAAAATACGTTATTTTTTACATACTCTAAAAGTTTTTTCCCTATTTCGTGTCCTGTTTTATCTTTAGAGTGTAGCACTCTGTTTATACTGTGAGCTCCTTCTTTTGTGAGCTTTGGAAAACCGTTTTCATCTTTGTCAAACTCAACACCTGCTACTATAAGGTCTATTACTCTCTCTAAACCTTCTTCTACAAGTATTCTGACATTTTTTTCTATACAAAGTCCCTTTCCTGCGTTAATAGTATCTTGAAAGTGTAAATCCACAGAGTCTAAACATCCTATAGCAGCTGCTATTCCGCCTTGGGCTAGGAAAGAGTTGGATATACCGGGCTTTTTTTTTGTTATAATTAGTGGTTTTATTCCTAGTTTTAAGAGGTAGTAAGCTGTAGATATCCCAGCAAGTCCACTTCCAACTATTACAGTATCAACAACTTCATTTTGTATATTTTTTGTATTAAAGCAGGTTAAATATCTATTAATGTACATTTTTTATTTTTAAGTTTTGAATTATTTCTAAAATTACGTTGTTTAGTTTCTCTGGGCTATGTCTTGCATAGTTTCCTTCATCTAACAGGTCTTTTGCATAGACAGTAAGTCCCATTCTTGATAAGTTTCCTGCATCTGCGACAACCGGTTCTGAGTGTTCTTTAAGGTATCTTTTAAGTACTTCATCTGGGGGTATTGTAGTGTTGAGTATAACCGCGTTTAAAAAGTTTACATCTGGATTTCCTGTTATTACTTTATTTAAAGCTTTAACATGGTCAGAAGCTGTGAAGTTATCTGTCTCTCCAAACTGGGTCATAACATTACAGATATATACTTTATAAGCCTGACTGTTTAATACTGCTTCTTTAATATCATCTATTAAAAGGTTTGGAATTATACTTGTAAATAAACTACCAGGACCAAGTATTATCATATCTGCTTCCATAATTTTTTCTACTGCTTCAGGTGGCGCTTTTACATCTTGGGGTTCAAGCCAAATTCTTTTTATCTTTGCTACGAGTTTCCTTCCGTATTCTGTTATCTCAACTTCTCCTTTAATTATCTTTCCATCTGTGAACTCTGCAACAAGGTTAACCATAGAGTCTGTTGAAGGTATTATTTTACCTTTTATCTTAAGAATTTTTGAGGTTATTTCTATAGCAGTTAAAAAGTTTCCTGTTATCTTTGTAAGTACAGTTAAAAAAAGGTTTCCAAAACTGTGTCCTTTTAGCCCTTCTCCTTCTGTGAATCTATACTGCATAACTTTGGTAAAGATATCTTCATCTTCTGCCAGTGCTGTTATACAGTTTCTAACATCTCCCGGAGCTGGAATATTCATCTCTTTTCTAAGTATCCCTGTACTTCCACCGTTGTCTGATACTGTAACAATTGCAGATAAATCACTTATATAATCAGGCACAAAATGTTTTAAACTTCTTAAAAGTGTAGATAACCCTGTACCTCCACCTATGGCTACTACTTTCATATTACTTTCTCCCGAAAAATTTTAAAATCTTTTCTCTATTAGGTCTATCTATTATACCTTTTTCTGTTATTATGGCAGTTATGTTTTCTGCTGGTGTTATATCGAAAGAGTAGTTTAAAGCTTTTGATTCTTTAGGGGCAACTGGACAACAGTGACAGTTTTTAACTTCCTCTTCTTTCCTTTCTTCTATAGGAATATCTTTTCCATTTTCTAACGATAAATCAAATGTGGACGTAGGAGCTGCAACATAAAAAGGTATGTTGTGATATTTTGCCAAAACTGATAATGAGTAAGTTCCAATTTTATTTGCTACATCACCGTTAACTGTTATCCTGTCTGCACCTACTACAACTACATTTATAACACCTTTTGACATTAAAAATCCCGCAGAAGAGTCAGTTATTATGTAGTGAGGTATTCCTTCTTCTAAAAGCTCCCAAGCTGTAAGTCTTGAGCCTTGTAAGTAAGGTCTTGTCTCATCAACATAAACTGTTATATCTTTACCGTTTTCCCAAGCTGACCTTATTATTCCTAAAGCGGTACCCCATCCTGCTGTTGCCAGAGCTCCTGTATTACAGTGGGTAAGGATGTTTGAATTATCAGGAATCAAAACTTCGCCATAACCACCTATCATTCTGTTGGCGTGATAATCTTCAAGCTCTATCCTTTGAGCTTCTTTTAAAAGTTTTCGTAAAATGTCAGAGTCTTCTTTGTATTTAAGGTAGAAGTTAAGCATTCTATCTAAAGCCCAAAAGAGATTTACAGCTGTAGGTCTTGTATTTTTCAACCTTTGGTAAGCCTCTTGAGCTGGTATACCTTCTTTTATCCCTTGATAAAAACCGTAAGCACCCACTATACCTATAAGGGGAGCTCCCCTTACTACCATATCTTTTATAGCTTTTTCGTAATCTTCTAAGTTAGAAAGCTTTACCCACTGCAGTTCATGGGGAAGCTTCAACTGATTTATCACAAATAAAAAATCTTCTCTAAACTCTAAAGGTCTTATATCTTTTAACTTTCTCAAACCTCTTCTCCAACAAGGTCGTATTTATCAGCCACTTCTTTAATTTTGACTTTTATTATATCACCTGTTTTTAAAGGTTGTGTTGTTTCTATGTAAATTATTCCATCTATATCGTAAGCTGACCTGTATGACCTGCCGATTGGTAGTGTCTCCCATTCTTCAGAAAATCCGTCAACAATCACTTCAAACTCTTTTCCAACTGTTTGAAAGTTTTTTTCGTAAGTTATATCTTCTTGTAGTTTGATAACTTCGTTAAATCTTCTAAGTTTTTCTTTTTTAGGAATTTTATCTTTATGTTTTTCATAGGCAGGAGTTCCTTCTTCGTGGGAGTATGTAAAGACTCCAAGCCAATCAAACTTTGCTTCTTTTAAAAACTCAAGCATACTTAAAAAATCCTTTTCTTTTTCCGTAGGATAACCTACTATAACTGAGCTTCTTATGGTCATATCTGGAGTGTACTTTTCTTTCCACTCTAGTATTTGGTACAACTTTTTCTTTCTATAACCTCTCATCATATCTTTTAAAATGTGGTCTTGTGTATGTTGAATAGGCATTTCTATGTAAGGTAAAACTTTTTGACTGTCTTTTATAAATTTAAAAAAGTCTTCGTTAACAGTTGTTGGATAAAGATAGTAAAGCCTTATCCATTTTATACCTTCTACTTTTTCTAACTTTCTTAAAAGTTCAAAAAGCATAGGTTTTCCATAAATATCAGTTCCATAATAACTCGTGTCTTGGGATACTATATTTAACTCTTTTACTCCTTGGTCTGCTAAGTACTTTGCTTCTTCAACTAGTTTCTCTATAGGTTTACTTTTATGTTTTCCTCTAATGTTTGGGATAGCACAAAAAGAGCAAGTATGGTCGCAACCTTCTGATATTTTCAGGTATGCTAAATGTTTTGGTGTTGATATGATTCTTTTACTTTCAGGTTTTACCTGTATTGATAGTTTTTGTGGAATTGTTGTTTGATTTTTTAAATCTATAAATTCATCAACCTCAGGAATTTCCTTTTCTAACTCTTGTTTATACCTTTCTACCAAACAACCTGTTACTATCACTTTTTTATGAGATTTTTCTTTTAAAGATACAGCTTCTAATATTGTGTTTATAGACTCTTCTTTTGCAGCGTCTATAAAACCACAGGTGTTTATAAGTATCACATCTGCATCTTCACTACTTTGGGTAAACTCTACTTCTGTAGTATTTAACATTCCAAGTATATTTTCTGTATCTACTAAGTTTTTAGGGCATCCTAAACTTATTACGTTTATCTTTACCTTTCTCAGTTTCTCCTCCTTGAAAAAAGTTTAAAATAAGATATACTTTTTATTAAAAAACTTCAAGGTGGAGTTTTAATGGTTGACCCATCAGCTTTTAATCAAATGGAAAAACAGGCAACAGAGTTATTAATAAAAATACTTATTCCTTTATGGATAGTTCTTTCTGTATCTGTTTCTATCTGGGCTTACAAATCTACACGAGCTAAAGTGTTTTGGAAAAACCTGTATAGAAGTATATTCCCACCTCGTGAAGCTAAAGGCGAAAAAAGGCATTGGTTTAGAAGGTAAAGTTATAACTGTTTAGAATCAAGGATAAACGTAACAGGTCCATCGTTTAGAATATAAACTTTCATATCAGCTGCAAATATGCCTGTTTTAGTTGGTACAAATGTTGAAATTTTTTTTATAAACTCTTGGTAAAGGTATTTTGCTTTTTCAGGGTCAGCTGCATTTTCAAAAGATGGTCTTCTACCCTTTTTTAAGTTTGCAAGGAGTGTAAACTGGGATACAACCAGAGCTTCTCCCTTGATATCAATTAGTGAAAAATTCATCTTTCCTTTTTCATCTTCAAATATTCTCAAGTTTACAATTTTGTCAACAAGTTTATCTACATCTATAATCTCGTCTTCCTTTGAAACA
Protein-coding sequences here:
- the dxs gene encoding 1-deoxy-D-xylulose-5-phosphate synthase, with translation MMGEFKVLSKIKNYKDLKNLTKEEITDLCQDIRDYIIEVTSINGGHIGPSLGTVELTVALLMAFDPEKDKIVWDVGHQTYAYKILTDRKESFKTLRQYKGISGFSKIKESKYDHFGTGHSSTSISAALGMRVGKDLKGDESYTIAVIGDGAMTAGQAFEGLNNAGWLDPSRFIVILNDNQMSISPNVGAIYTYFNKIITKQVFQKPRQKLKEAINKIFGDQGVKIFRKIEEYTKGLFAPGIIFEELGFTYVGPIDGHSLFDLEQTLENVKSMRGPILIHVITQKGKGYKFAEENPVVFHGVSPFDKISGIFNKTSTAPSYSKVFGDALVELAEKDEKIVAITPAMKEGSGLVEFAKRFPNRFFDVGIAEQHAATFAGGLALEGFKPVAAYYSTFLQRAYDQVIHDIALQELPVLFAIDRGGLVGDDGPTHHGVFDIAFLRLVPNIIIAAPKDEQELRDFLYTGLNSGKTFALRYPRGNGYGVKLEDFKEIKIGSWEELVSGRDVAILAVGKYVYRALEVKKNLKLKGFNPTVINARFIKPMDEELLKRVLKTHEFIITMEDGVLNGGFGSAVAEYILDNGFSNKLLRFGIPDRFIEHGKVEILEKDLGLDISSMTDKISEFIVKKQPALNIA
- the rimO gene encoding 30S ribosomal protein S12 methylthiotransferase RimO, with product MRKVKINVISLGCPKNLVDTENILGMLNTTEVEFTQSSEDADVILINTCGFIDAAKEESINTILEAVSLKEKSHKKVIVTGCLVERYKQELEKEIPEVDEFIDLKNQTTIPQKLSIQVKPESKRIISTPKHLAYLKISEGCDHTCSFCAIPNIRGKHKSKPIEKLVEEAKYLADQGVKELNIVSQDTSYYGTDIYGKPMLFELLRKLEKVEGIKWIRLYYLYPTTVNEDFFKFIKDSQKVLPYIEMPIQHTQDHILKDMMRGYRKKKLYQILEWKEKYTPDMTIRSSVIVGYPTEKEKDFLSMLEFLKEAKFDWLGVFTYSHEEGTPAYEKHKDKIPKKEKLRRFNEVIKLQEDITYEKNFQTVGKEFEVIVDGFSEEWETLPIGRSYRSAYDIDGIIYIETTQPLKTGDIIKVKIKEVADKYDLVGEEV
- a CDS encoding gluconeogenesis factor YvcK family protein; this translates as MKVVAIGGGTGLSTLLRSLKHFVPDYISDLSAIVTVSDNGGSTGILRKEMNIPAPGDVRNCITALAEDEDIFTKVMQYRFTEGEGLKGHSFGNLFLTVLTKITGNFLTAIEITSKILKIKGKIIPSTDSMVNLVAEFTDGKIIKGEVEITEYGRKLVAKIKRIWLEPQDVKAPPEAVEKIMEADMIILGPGSLFTSIIPNLLIDDIKEAVLNSQAYKVYICNVMTQFGETDNFTASDHVKALNKVITGNPDVNFLNAVILNTTIPPDEVLKRYLKEHSEPVVADAGNLSRMGLTVYAKDLLDEGNYARHSPEKLNNVILEIIQNLKIKNVH
- the infC gene encoding translation initiation factor IF-3, with translation MQELRINNQIRVKEVRLIDEDGKNLGIVPIDEALRLAKEKNLDLVEVSPNANPPVCKIMDYGKYKFEQKKKEKEAKKKQHVQEVKEMKFKLNIEKHDYETKIKHIREFIQDGDKVRVWIWFRGRENVHPELGDKLAQKIIEDVSDIAVVEKTPVKEGRNMMFTLIPKK
- the nadB gene encoding L-aspartate oxidase codes for the protein MYINRYLTCFNTKNIQNEVVDTVIVGSGLAGISTAYYLLKLGIKPLIITKKKPGISNSFLAQGGIAAAIGCLDSVDLHFQDTINAGKGLCIEKNVRILVEEGLERVIDLIVAGVEFDKDENGFPKLTKEGAHSINRVLHSKDKTGHEIGKKLLEYVKNNVFLADGFYLEEILTDEDKYVGILLSDGKNQKVVRSKSLVLATGGYSGVFLRNTSAYNVSGDSIAVAYRSGCELMDLEFVQFHPTAIYIEGKPGWLISEAVRGEGAILVDENGERFIDELKPRDEVARAILKKYQEGHKVFLDIKPIIDKGIDFKERFPNVFSMLKEFGLENFTKIPVSPSAHYTIGGVKAQLDGRTDIKGIFAVGETACSGVHGANRLASNSLLECIVSGYKTAYNVYINNMCSKINYTDIDNDNDAKRQMEKSKREYFLKEIKTVMWEKVGLIRSQTSLETALKKIESIYDDLSPYCNVRYLKDLTILCKGIILSALSRKESRGVHFREDYPNQSDEFLKHTILQKNFEINFRRF
- the dtd gene encoding D-aminoacyl-tRNA deacylase, with the protein product MIAVVQRVLQSKVEIEGKVVGEIGKGVNILLGVSKEDEIIDVDKLVDKIVNLRIFEDEKGKMNFSLIDIKGEALVVSQFTLLANLKKGRRPSFENAADPEKAKYLYQEFIKKISTFVPTKTGIFAADMKVYILNDGPVTFILDSKQL
- the mtnA gene encoding S-methyl-5-thioribose-1-phosphate isomerase — translated: MRKLKDIRPLEFREDFLFVINQLKLPHELQWVKLSNLEDYEKAIKDMVVRGAPLIGIVGAYGFYQGIKEGIPAQEAYQRLKNTRPTAVNLFWALDRMLNFYLKYKEDSDILRKLLKEAQRIELEDYHANRMIGGYGEVLIPDNSNILTHCNTGALATAGWGTALGIIRSAWENGKDITVYVDETRPYLQGSRLTAWELLEEGIPHYIITDSSAGFLMSKGVINVVVVGADRITVNGDVANKIGTYSLSVLAKYHNIPFYVAAPTSTFDLSLENGKDIPIEERKEEEVKNCHCCPVAPKESKALNYSFDITPAENITAIITEKGIIDRPNREKILKFFGRK